One Fontisphaera persica DNA window includes the following coding sequences:
- the infA gene encoding translation initiation factor IF-1, with protein sequence MSKEEPIEFDGRVTQVLPGTMFRVALPTGHEVLAHISGKMRKNFIRISVGDKVRVQMSPYDLGKARITYRINQ encoded by the coding sequence GTGTCCAAAGAAGAACCGATTGAATTTGATGGCCGGGTGACGCAAGTGCTCCCGGGAACGATGTTTCGTGTGGCGCTGCCCACCGGGCATGAGGTGCTGGCGCATATTTCGGGCAAGATGCGCAAAAATTTCATCCGCATCAGCGTGGGCGACAAGGTGCGGGTGCAGATGTCCCCCTACGATTTGGGCAAGGCGCGCATCACCTACCGCATCAACCAATAG
- a CDS encoding serine O-acetyltransferase → MTRLADQLLASYQQQGGINHVDGKNLPSQNAVVAITADLMRLLFPGFFDEKPLHSSELQWETTVLVHKVLVRLEEEIYKSLEYKPPEGARKKELRPLARQYAEELLAGIPCLREILQTDVEAAYNGDPAALSREEVIVAYPFVEAIAVHRLAHELYRRHIALIPRIMSEWAHSRTGMDIHPGATIGSHFFVDHCTGTVIGETSVLGNHVKLYQGVALIARSLSGGQQLRGVKRHPTLEDRVTVYAGATIMGGDTVVGEGSTIGANVFLSHSVPPRSLVVMEDVKIKVLNKEARKAVDFQI, encoded by the coding sequence GTGACTCGACTGGCCGACCAATTACTGGCCTCCTATCAGCAACAAGGCGGCATCAACCACGTGGACGGCAAGAATCTGCCCTCCCAAAACGCCGTGGTGGCCATTACGGCGGATTTGATGCGCCTGTTATTCCCCGGTTTTTTTGATGAAAAACCCCTGCATTCCTCGGAATTGCAGTGGGAAACCACCGTGCTGGTGCACAAGGTGCTGGTGCGGCTGGAGGAGGAAATTTACAAGAGCCTCGAATACAAGCCCCCCGAAGGCGCGCGCAAGAAGGAGCTGCGCCCCTTGGCGCGGCAATACGCGGAGGAGCTGCTGGCGGGCATCCCGTGCCTGCGGGAAATTTTGCAGACGGATGTCGAGGCGGCCTATAACGGCGACCCTGCCGCCCTGAGCCGGGAAGAGGTGATTGTGGCGTATCCGTTTGTGGAGGCCATTGCCGTGCATCGCCTGGCCCATGAGCTGTACCGCCGGCACATTGCCTTGATTCCGCGCATCATGTCGGAATGGGCCCACAGCCGCACGGGCATGGACATTCATCCGGGAGCCACCATCGGCTCGCATTTCTTCGTGGACCACTGCACCGGCACGGTGATTGGCGAGACCAGCGTCCTCGGCAATCACGTCAAGTTATACCAGGGCGTCGCCTTGATTGCGCGCTCGCTCTCCGGCGGCCAGCAGTTGCGCGGCGTGAAGCGCCATCCCACGCTCGAGGACCGCGTCACCGTCTATGCCGGTGCCACCATCATGGGCGGGGATACCGTGGTGGGGGAGGGCAGCACCATCGGGGCCAATGTCTTCCTCAGCCACAGCGTGCCGCCGCGCTCGTTGGTGGTGATGGAAGACGTGAAGATTAAGGTCCTCAACAAGGAAGCCCGCAAGGCGGTGGACTTTCAAATCTGA
- a CDS encoding MBL fold metallo-hydrolase produces MSLEDHVGDVIRKAREMANVSAATAAQALGISLDELQTLEAQGNCGRPLDFAMLGKLLTLDAGRLARLAAGWHPAQPDLSQWRQLRQITSGRGFSVHCYLVWDEATRDAALFDTGYDAGAVFQIVESEGLELRHLFITHSHADHVAVLDDIRRRFPRAQLHTSAPDALPQHRNRPQDCIHVGNLRVTHRPTPGHAPDGVTYIVGNWPEDAPFVAMVGDAIFAGSMGRAGAHGDLAKSKVREQILSLPPDTLLCPGHGPLTTVAEEKANNPFFA; encoded by the coding sequence ATGAGTTTGGAAGACCATGTGGGTGATGTCATCCGCAAAGCGCGGGAAATGGCCAACGTCAGCGCTGCCACTGCGGCCCAGGCGCTGGGAATCAGCCTGGACGAGCTGCAAACCTTGGAAGCTCAGGGCAATTGTGGCAGGCCGCTGGACTTTGCCATGCTGGGCAAATTGCTGACCCTGGACGCGGGCCGGTTGGCGCGGCTGGCGGCCGGCTGGCATCCGGCCCAGCCGGATTTGAGCCAGTGGCGGCAGCTCCGGCAAATCACCTCCGGCCGCGGTTTTTCCGTGCATTGCTACCTGGTGTGGGATGAGGCCACCCGGGATGCCGCTTTGTTTGACACCGGTTATGATGCCGGGGCGGTGTTTCAAATCGTAGAGTCCGAGGGGCTGGAATTGCGCCACCTCTTCATTACTCATTCCCACGCCGACCACGTGGCGGTGCTGGATGACATTCGGCGGCGATTCCCGCGCGCGCAACTACACACCAGCGCGCCCGATGCCCTGCCGCAACATCGCAACCGCCCCCAGGATTGCATTCACGTGGGCAACCTGCGCGTCACCCACCGTCCCACTCCCGGCCACGCCCCCGACGGCGTGACCTACATTGTGGGCAACTGGCCCGAGGACGCCCCCTTTGTGGCCATGGTGGGCGACGCCATTTTCGCCGGCAGCATGGGCCGCGCCGGCGCCCACGGCGACCTCGCCAAGAGCAAGGTGCGCGAGCAAATCCTCTCCCTGCCCCCCGACACCTTGTTGTGCCCCGGCCACGGGCCGCTGACCACCGTGGCGGAGGAAAAGGCCAACAATCCCTTCTTTGCCTGA
- a CDS encoding TIGR03790 family protein → MIYNSIISFWLMAVALGVFSLPAVPATPNEAASVVVVYNRDLPDSRRVAEYYATRRGVPPDYLLGLSLPKTETMSRAEYDQQLRAPLLRWLTENRHWKYADPQAPAGLPVQASIRFAVLCYGVPLKIRPEPALKEPAAAALPPALQRNEAAVDSELACLPGSVTNYLIAGALPNPFHGATNVARLHPTNGLLLVTRLDGPSAEIARGLVDQALAAETNGLWGRAYLDLRQTTDTNYALGDRWLATTAQMLWRMGYWTEVDTNAATFSAGYPMSHIAFYAGWYDEHVSGPFTLPEVEFMPGAFVYHLHSFSAASVRNPLQHWAGPLLAKGAAATIGFTDEPYLAGTLDVPTFTANWLGVGATFAEAAYAAQGNLSWQTTVIGDPLYRPAARRPEERHADLAARNSSLIEWSHAKVVVLNLATGLSPLEIMRYLENLTNTASSAVLTEMLADLYWQNRKLLDGLYTTESALQRGPSPQQKVRLYLKTAERLQFLQRYPQRLACLEALVKEFPDHPRTAEVKKEMAELKAKLAKPSP, encoded by the coding sequence ATGATTTATAATTCAATTATCTCTTTCTGGCTGATGGCGGTGGCCCTGGGCGTGTTCTCCCTCCCCGCTGTCCCCGCCACCCCCAACGAGGCCGCCTCGGTGGTGGTGGTGTACAATCGGGATTTGCCTGATTCTCGGCGCGTGGCCGAGTATTACGCCACCCGCCGCGGCGTGCCACCGGATTATCTCCTTGGATTGTCCCTCCCCAAAACCGAAACCATGAGCCGCGCTGAGTATGACCAGCAATTGCGCGCGCCCCTCCTGCGCTGGCTGACGGAAAACCGCCATTGGAAATATGCCGACCCCCAAGCTCCCGCCGGCCTGCCCGTGCAGGCCAGCATCCGTTTTGCCGTGCTCTGTTATGGCGTGCCGTTGAAAATCCGGCCGGAACCCGCCCTGAAAGAGCCGGCGGCGGCGGCATTGCCCCCGGCGCTTCAACGCAACGAGGCGGCGGTGGATTCCGAGCTGGCCTGCCTGCCGGGCAGCGTGACCAATTACTTGATTGCCGGCGCGCTGCCCAATCCCTTTCATGGCGCCACCAACGTGGCCCGGTTGCACCCCACCAACGGCCTGTTGCTGGTGACGCGCCTGGATGGCCCCTCGGCGGAAATCGCGCGCGGGCTGGTGGACCAAGCCCTGGCCGCGGAGACCAACGGCCTGTGGGGCCGCGCCTACCTGGACTTGCGACAAACCACCGACACCAATTACGCGCTGGGCGACCGCTGGCTGGCCACCACCGCGCAAATGCTCTGGCGCATGGGCTATTGGACGGAAGTGGACACCAACGCCGCCACCTTCAGCGCAGGTTATCCCATGAGTCACATCGCCTTCTACGCCGGCTGGTATGACGAGCATGTTTCCGGGCCGTTCACCTTGCCGGAAGTGGAGTTCATGCCGGGAGCCTTTGTGTACCATCTGCATTCCTTCAGCGCCGCTTCCGTGCGCAACCCCCTGCAGCACTGGGCGGGGCCGCTCCTGGCCAAGGGCGCGGCGGCCACCATTGGCTTTACGGATGAGCCTTATTTGGCCGGGACGCTCGATGTGCCCACCTTCACCGCCAACTGGCTGGGCGTGGGCGCCACTTTCGCCGAGGCCGCCTACGCCGCGCAGGGCAATCTCTCCTGGCAAACCACCGTCATTGGCGACCCACTTTATCGCCCGGCCGCGCGCCGGCCGGAGGAGCGGCATGCCGACCTTGCCGCCCGGAACAGCTCCCTCATCGAGTGGTCCCATGCCAAGGTGGTGGTGCTCAATCTGGCCACCGGCCTGAGCCCCCTGGAAATCATGCGGTACCTGGAAAACCTGACCAACACCGCCAGCAGCGCAGTGCTCACCGAGATGCTGGCGGATTTGTACTGGCAGAACCGCAAATTACTGGACGGTCTTTACACCACCGAAAGCGCCCTGCAACGGGGGCCTTCCCCGCAGCAAAAGGTGCGCCTCTATTTGAAGACCGCCGAGCGGCTCCAATTCCTGCAGCGGTATCCCCAGCGCCTGGCCTGTCTGGAAGCCCTGGTCAAGGAGTTTCCCGACCACCCGCGCACAGCGGAAGTGAAGAAAGAAATGGCGGAGTTGAAAGCCAAACTCGCCAAACCCTCTCCCTAA
- a CDS encoding Hsp70 family protein, with protein sequence MSKIVGIDLGTTNSLVAVVEAGIPYVIADAEGNRLTPSVVHFPGPEAEPLVGHPAHRVRVLKPRETVYSIKRFMGRRGAEIPREEMLVTYPVRGEGGGPVQIDIHGRTYTPEEISAEILKKLKRDAERALGEPVTRAVITVPAYFNDAQRNATKRAGELAGLTVERIVNEPTAAALAYGLNRLKEKSRIAVYDLGGGTFDLSILELNQGVFQVLATNGNTRLGGDDLDRRLVDFLVERIRAAGGPEATADLSMMSRLREAAEKAKIQLSTETEVEIALPFLTPHFSYSYRLTREELERLTRDIIERTRAHCLRSLADARVEPADLDQVILVGGQTRMPLVRRLVAEWFGCVDTEFAEARGNLPLSEEPAPKKGPQLNTSQNPDEAVALGAAIQAEILSGGFQNVLLLDVTPLSLGIETFGGLMNVIIPRNSTIPIKAGEMFTTAVDNQRSMLIHVLQGERERAKDNWSLGRFEIEFEPAPKGVPRVGVQFEIDANGILHVLARDIKTGRQKVVDIKSVVDVNDAEVQKMVEESIEHAFDDLRARQWIEAKLRAGETLTATRKGLAECGQELSAEYRQKIEQAMADVEAVLAQEDPRTKTGDPAKLKAANAALDEATRPLADLMMDKAMEAMLKKKGLI encoded by the coding sequence ATGAGCAAAATTGTTGGGATTGATTTGGGCACAACCAACTCCCTGGTGGCGGTGGTGGAGGCGGGCATCCCGTATGTGATTGCCGATGCGGAAGGCAACCGGTTGACGCCTTCGGTGGTGCATTTTCCGGGGCCGGAGGCGGAGCCGCTGGTGGGGCATCCCGCGCATCGCGTGCGCGTGCTCAAACCGCGGGAAACGGTGTATTCCATCAAACGGTTCATGGGCCGCCGCGGCGCGGAAATTCCGCGGGAAGAAATGCTGGTGACGTATCCCGTGCGCGGCGAGGGCGGCGGGCCGGTGCAGATTGACATTCACGGGCGCACCTACACGCCGGAGGAGATTTCGGCCGAAATCCTCAAGAAATTGAAGCGCGACGCGGAACGCGCCCTGGGCGAGCCGGTGACGCGCGCCGTCATCACCGTGCCGGCGTATTTTAATGACGCCCAGCGCAACGCCACCAAGCGGGCGGGCGAGCTGGCGGGCTTGACGGTGGAGCGCATTGTCAATGAACCCACGGCGGCGGCGCTGGCGTACGGATTGAACCGCCTGAAGGAAAAATCGCGCATTGCGGTTTATGACCTGGGCGGGGGCACTTTCGATTTGTCCATACTCGAGCTGAACCAGGGGGTTTTCCAGGTGCTGGCCACCAATGGCAACACCCGGCTGGGCGGCGATGACCTGGACCGGCGGCTGGTGGATTTTCTGGTGGAGCGCATCCGCGCCGCCGGCGGGCCGGAGGCCACGGCGGACCTCTCCATGATGTCGCGCCTGCGGGAGGCCGCGGAAAAAGCGAAAATCCAGCTCAGCACGGAAACGGAGGTGGAAATTGCCCTGCCGTTTTTGACGCCGCATTTCAGTTACAGCTACCGCCTCACGCGGGAGGAGCTGGAGCGGTTGACCCGCGACATCATCGAGCGGACCCGCGCGCATTGTCTGCGCTCGCTGGCGGATGCACGGGTGGAGCCGGCGGATTTGGACCAGGTAATACTGGTGGGCGGACAGACGCGCATGCCGCTGGTGCGGCGGCTGGTGGCCGAGTGGTTTGGATGCGTGGACACGGAATTTGCCGAAGCCCGCGGCAACCTGCCGCTGAGCGAGGAGCCGGCCCCCAAAAAAGGCCCGCAGCTCAACACCTCGCAAAACCCGGATGAAGCCGTGGCGCTGGGCGCGGCGATTCAGGCGGAGATTTTGAGCGGGGGCTTCCAAAACGTGCTGTTGCTGGATGTCACGCCGCTTTCGCTGGGCATTGAAACGTTTGGCGGCCTGATGAATGTCATCATCCCGCGCAACAGCACCATCCCCATCAAGGCCGGGGAAATGTTCACCACCGCGGTGGACAACCAGCGTTCGATGCTCATTCACGTGTTGCAGGGCGAGCGCGAGCGCGCGAAGGACAACTGGAGTCTGGGCCGGTTTGAAATTGAGTTTGAGCCGGCGCCCAAAGGCGTGCCGCGGGTGGGCGTGCAGTTTGAAATTGACGCCAACGGCATCCTGCACGTGCTGGCCCGTGACATTAAAACCGGCCGGCAAAAAGTGGTGGATATTAAATCGGTGGTGGACGTCAACGATGCCGAGGTGCAGAAGATGGTGGAGGAATCCATCGAGCACGCCTTTGATGATTTGCGCGCCCGGCAATGGATTGAAGCCAAGCTGCGCGCCGGCGAAACCCTGACCGCCACCCGCAAGGGCCTGGCCGAGTGCGGCCAGGAATTGAGCGCCGAGTACCGCCAGAAAATTGAGCAGGCGATGGCCGACGTGGAAGCCGTGCTGGCGCAGGAAGACCCCCGCACCAAAACCGGCGACCCCGCCAAACTCAAGGCCGCCAACGCTGCTTTGGACGAAGCCACCCGCCCCCTGGCCGACTTGATGATGGACAAGGCGATGGAGGCGATGCTGAAAAAGAAAGGCCTGATTTAA
- the hemL gene encoding glutamate-1-semialdehyde 2,1-aminomutase, producing the protein MMSRIKSDALFDEALRYLPGGVNSPVRAFRAVGGKPFFVQRAAGARVWDVDGNEYLDYVCTWGPAIHGHAHPAIVAAIKSAADDGTSFGIPNPREVALARCIIERIPSVEKIRFCNSGTEACMSAIRLARGFTRRDKIIKFDGCYHGHADSLLVKAGSGALTFGHPDSAGVPAAFTQHTIVLPFNDEEAVRAAFAANAGQIAGIILEPVPGNAGLYLPRPGYLEFLRKITRENGALLIFDEVMTGFRLAFGGAQERFGIQPDLTCFGKIIGGGLPVGAFGGRAEIMDCLAPLGPVYQAGTLSGNPLAMAAGLAALELLEDGSAYARLEALGQQLEDGLKEAVARAGVPAQFNRCGSMFCLYFTGEPVHHLGDALRSDRERFKRFFHGMLEAGIYLAPSPFEAGFISTAHTEQDIERTVSAARAVMQGWK; encoded by the coding sequence ATGATGTCGCGAATCAAATCAGATGCCCTGTTCGACGAAGCGTTGCGTTATCTGCCGGGCGGCGTGAATTCACCGGTGCGGGCCTTTCGCGCGGTGGGAGGCAAGCCTTTTTTTGTGCAACGCGCAGCGGGGGCGCGGGTGTGGGATGTGGACGGCAACGAGTACCTTGATTATGTGTGCACGTGGGGGCCGGCCATTCACGGCCATGCGCATCCGGCCATTGTGGCCGCCATCAAAAGCGCGGCGGATGACGGCACCAGTTTCGGCATCCCCAACCCGCGCGAGGTGGCGCTGGCGCGGTGCATCATTGAGCGCATTCCCAGCGTTGAGAAAATCCGCTTCTGCAACAGCGGCACCGAGGCGTGCATGTCGGCCATCCGGCTGGCGCGCGGTTTCACGAGACGCGATAAAATCATCAAGTTTGATGGCTGTTATCACGGCCACGCCGACTCGCTGCTGGTCAAGGCCGGCTCCGGCGCGCTGACGTTTGGGCATCCCGACAGCGCCGGCGTGCCGGCGGCTTTCACCCAGCACACCATCGTGCTGCCCTTCAATGATGAGGAGGCCGTGCGCGCCGCCTTTGCGGCCAATGCCGGACAAATCGCGGGCATCATTCTGGAGCCGGTGCCCGGCAACGCCGGCCTGTACCTGCCGCGGCCGGGTTATCTGGAGTTTTTGCGGAAAATCACGCGGGAAAACGGGGCGCTGTTGATTTTCGATGAAGTGATGACCGGCTTTCGCCTGGCGTTTGGGGGGGCGCAGGAGCGGTTTGGCATCCAGCCGGACCTGACCTGCTTTGGCAAAATCATCGGCGGCGGCCTGCCGGTGGGGGCGTTTGGGGGGCGGGCGGAAATCATGGATTGCCTGGCGCCGTTGGGGCCGGTGTATCAGGCGGGGACGTTGAGCGGCAACCCGCTGGCCATGGCGGCGGGCCTGGCGGCGCTGGAATTATTGGAAGATGGCTCCGCTTATGCGCGGCTTGAAGCGCTGGGCCAGCAACTGGAGGATGGTCTCAAGGAGGCGGTTGCCCGGGCGGGGGTGCCGGCGCAATTCAACCGCTGCGGCTCCATGTTCTGCCTTTATTTCACCGGCGAGCCGGTGCATCACCTGGGCGATGCCCTGCGCAGCGACCGTGAGCGGTTCAAGCGCTTTTTCCACGGGATGTTGGAGGCGGGCATTTATCTGGCGCCGTCGCCTTTTGAGGCCGGTTTTATTTCCACCGCGCACACCGAGCAGGACATCGAGCGCACGGTGTCGGCTGCCCGGGCGGTGATGCAGGGGTGGAAGTAA
- a CDS encoding Gfo/Idh/MocA family protein produces the protein MKSVSPRFSRRNFLQRQLAWAGACLAAPLWVPAPVLGRGGALPPSERVAMGFIGVGGQGAGHLLGGAWTYLAGGYTARKDVQVLAVCDVWRDRRERARDRVNQHYQQVYGQAGYRPCEAYTDFRHVLDRADIDAVLIASPAHWHAVMSVMAAQAGKDIYCEKPTACTIRESQAVLRAVRRYGRVYQAGTQQRSEYNGYFRRACEYVRSGRLGQLKEIYAYRDGGAIAWGAKFGPAKPVPETLDWDLYLGPAPWVPYDGNTGAHRYDIGELNWGQHHYDIVQWAAGMDDSGPVALFMEEGRTSYRYANGVVVHGRPYPGEPVGHDGGCCFVGAHGRLAVDRGNLVSYPEDIIREPLRPNEVHLYFSDSHSGNFLECVKSRKKTICDADIAHRAASALLLGGIEKILQRPLQWDPVAEQFVGDEEANRLLSIAQRPPWQV, from the coding sequence ATGAAATCTGTTTCCCCAAGATTTTCGCGGCGCAATTTTTTGCAGCGCCAACTGGCTTGGGCCGGCGCGTGTCTGGCCGCTCCCCTGTGGGTGCCCGCGCCGGTGCTCGGCCGCGGCGGCGCCCTGCCGCCCAGCGAGCGGGTGGCGATGGGCTTCATTGGTGTGGGCGGCCAGGGGGCCGGTCATTTGCTGGGCGGCGCCTGGACCTATCTGGCCGGGGGCTACACCGCCCGCAAGGATGTCCAGGTGCTCGCCGTCTGCGATGTATGGCGCGACCGCCGCGAGCGCGCGCGCGACCGCGTCAATCAACATTATCAGCAGGTGTATGGCCAGGCCGGCTACCGGCCGTGCGAGGCGTACACGGATTTTCGCCACGTGCTGGACCGCGCCGATATTGACGCCGTGCTCATCGCCTCGCCGGCGCACTGGCATGCGGTGATGTCCGTCATGGCGGCGCAGGCGGGCAAGGATATTTACTGTGAAAAACCCACCGCCTGCACCATCCGCGAAAGCCAGGCCGTGCTGCGCGCCGTCCGCCGGTACGGGCGCGTGTACCAGGCGGGCACGCAACAGCGCAGTGAATACAACGGCTATTTCCGCCGGGCCTGTGAGTACGTCCGCAGCGGGCGGCTGGGACAGCTCAAGGAAATCTACGCCTACCGCGATGGCGGCGCGATTGCCTGGGGCGCGAAATTTGGCCCCGCCAAACCCGTGCCCGAAACCTTGGACTGGGACTTGTACCTCGGGCCGGCACCGTGGGTGCCTTACGACGGCAACACCGGCGCCCACCGCTACGACATTGGCGAGCTGAACTGGGGCCAGCATCATTATGACATCGTCCAATGGGCCGCCGGCATGGATGACTCCGGGCCGGTTGCCTTGTTCATGGAGGAAGGGCGCACCTCCTATCGCTACGCCAACGGGGTGGTCGTTCACGGGCGGCCTTATCCCGGGGAGCCCGTAGGGCATGACGGCGGTTGTTGTTTTGTGGGCGCCCACGGGCGATTGGCGGTGGACCGCGGCAATCTGGTCAGTTACCCGGAGGACATCATCCGCGAGCCGCTGCGCCCCAACGAGGTGCATCTCTACTTCAGCGACAGCCACTCCGGCAATTTTTTGGAGTGCGTCAAATCCCGCAAAAAAACCATCTGCGATGCCGACATCGCCCACCGCGCCGCCAGCGCGCTGCTGCTGGGGGGCATTGAAAAAATATTGCAACGCCCCCTGCAATGGGACCCCGTGGCCGAGCAATTTGTGGGCGATGAGGAAGCCAACCGCCTCCTGTCCATTGCCCAACGCCCGCCATGGCAAGTCTGA
- a CDS encoding HEAT repeat domain-containing protein — protein MNTTCCSLVILLAALAWPLASAPAASTPSESELIAVLQSPAPPEQKDAACARLKRIGTAAAVPALARLLTDPELSHSARYALESLPCPEATAALLAALADAQRAQKAGILQSLGERPDMPVAPVARHLNDSHPDIIIAAAIALGKRGGAEAITHLQPWLDKTSGPIRTAIVDALLRAAENLQGGPHAAAGLKVYERLTAPQESPAVRQAAWCGLLRADKKRRLSLMREGLLGTDAIQQRAVLQVAAEWNTPAVAQELGRLLPKLPPPVQASVIEILRATEARSAVRAVVEALRSPESYVRIAAVNALAELGQAAHAPSLLQAALSQDAQEQKAARRALARLRDPLAPTLLKLLPTAAPAMQAEIIQTLAVRQETEAVPQLLQLARTGPDNVRTPALRAVGQLAKPAQLAALVQALQQAPDDAQRRAAQEALLEACRRLQARPDFSPEPLVAGLQGEAAARAALYPVLAQLRHERVRAALLAGRQDADAQARQAALRALCDSVDPGVLPALLELARSSPENTLRVLAVRGAARLVHEEAGNLGTTERAALLRDLLGLASRVEEKRMILGRLAAAPTVESLALAASMTADPALQNEAAQAVSALAESLAGAHPAECTRALQTALKQVSEPARQKDLQARLQHIEALADYLTVWQMAGPYQQAGKSYQELFDLVFPPETATAEVKWKPLPAGTDPKRPFVLDVLKALGGEQRVAYLRTRVYSETEQPARLEFGSDDGVKIWLNGRQVAALNVARPLTPGSDKTDVVLQPGWNTLLVKLTQNNLGWEFCARFLKPDGTRLAGLKYQLPE, from the coding sequence ATGAACACCACCTGCTGCTCCCTGGTCATCCTCCTGGCCGCGCTGGCCTGGCCGTTGGCGTCCGCGCCAGCCGCCTCTACGCCCTCCGAATCGGAACTCATCGCCGTGTTGCAAAGCCCGGCGCCGCCCGAGCAAAAAGACGCCGCCTGCGCCCGGTTAAAACGCATCGGCACCGCCGCCGCCGTCCCCGCCCTGGCGCGTCTGCTGACCGACCCGGAACTCTCGCACTCGGCGCGCTATGCGCTGGAATCTCTCCCTTGCCCGGAGGCCACGGCAGCCCTCCTCGCGGCCTTGGCGGACGCCCAGCGCGCGCAAAAGGCCGGCATTCTCCAATCCCTGGGCGAGCGTCCGGACATGCCGGTCGCCCCGGTGGCCCGCCACCTTAACGACAGCCACCCGGACATCATCATTGCCGCCGCCATTGCCCTGGGCAAACGCGGTGGCGCAGAGGCCATCACGCATTTGCAACCCTGGCTCGACAAAACCTCCGGCCCCATCCGCACCGCCATCGTGGATGCCTTGTTGCGCGCGGCCGAAAACTTGCAGGGCGGACCCCACGCCGCCGCGGGCCTCAAAGTCTATGAGCGTTTGACCGCCCCCCAGGAATCCCCCGCCGTGCGCCAGGCTGCCTGGTGCGGCCTCCTCCGGGCGGACAAAAAACGCCGCTTGTCCCTGATGCGTGAAGGTCTGTTGGGCACGGATGCCATCCAGCAACGCGCGGTCCTGCAGGTGGCCGCCGAATGGAACACTCCCGCAGTGGCGCAGGAATTGGGCCGGCTCTTGCCCAAACTCCCGCCGCCCGTGCAGGCGTCGGTCATCGAAATTTTGCGCGCCACCGAAGCGCGCAGTGCCGTGCGTGCCGTGGTGGAGGCCCTGCGAAGCCCCGAGAGCTACGTCCGCATCGCCGCCGTGAACGCCCTGGCCGAATTGGGCCAGGCCGCCCACGCGCCGTCTTTGTTGCAAGCGGCGCTGTCCCAGGACGCCCAGGAGCAGAAGGCCGCCCGGCGCGCGCTGGCCCGCCTGCGCGACCCCCTGGCCCCGACGCTCTTGAAGTTGCTGCCCACCGCCGCGCCGGCGATGCAAGCGGAAATCATCCAGACCCTGGCCGTGCGTCAGGAGACAGAGGCAGTGCCCCAGCTCTTGCAACTCGCCCGCACCGGCCCGGACAACGTGCGCACCCCGGCCCTGCGGGCGGTGGGCCAACTGGCCAAACCAGCCCAGCTTGCTGCGCTGGTTCAGGCGTTGCAACAGGCCCCCGATGACGCTCAGCGCCGCGCCGCCCAGGAAGCCCTGCTCGAAGCCTGCCGCCGCTTGCAGGCGCGCCCGGATTTTTCGCCCGAGCCGCTGGTGGCCGGCCTGCAGGGCGAGGCGGCGGCCCGCGCGGCCTTGTATCCCGTTCTGGCGCAGCTCCGGCATGAGCGCGTGCGGGCGGCCCTGTTGGCCGGACGGCAGGACGCCGATGCCCAGGCCCGCCAGGCGGCCCTGCGCGCCTTGTGCGACTCGGTGGACCCCGGTGTCCTGCCCGCCCTCCTCGAGCTGGCGCGTTCCTCCCCGGAAAACACCCTCCGCGTCCTGGCCGTGCGCGGCGCAGCGCGTCTGGTTCACGAGGAAGCCGGCAACCTGGGCACAACGGAACGCGCCGCCCTCCTGCGTGACCTGCTCGGGCTGGCTTCGCGCGTGGAGGAAAAACGGATGATTCTGGGCCGGCTCGCCGCAGCGCCCACTGTGGAATCCTTGGCCCTCGCCGCCAGTATGACCGCCGATCCCGCCTTGCAAAATGAAGCGGCTCAGGCCGTGTCAGCGCTGGCGGAGAGCCTCGCCGGGGCGCATCCGGCCGAGTGCACCCGCGCGCTGCAAACAGCCCTGAAGCAGGTGAGTGAGCCAGCCCGCCAGAAAGATTTGCAGGCACGCCTCCAGCACATCGAGGCCCTGGCGGATTACCTCACCGTCTGGCAGATGGCCGGCCCCTACCAGCAAGCCGGCAAATCCTATCAGGAATTGTTTGACCTCGTTTTCCCGCCGGAAACGGCCACGGCCGAAGTGAAATGGAAACCGTTGCCCGCCGGAACAGACCCCAAACGCCCCTTTGTCCTCGATGTGCTCAAGGCCTTGGGCGGCGAACAACGCGTGGCCTATTTGCGCACCCGTGTTTATTCCGAAACCGAACAACCCGCGCGCCTTGAATTTGGCAGCGACGACGGCGTCAAAATCTGGTTGAACGGCCGCCAGGTGGCGGCCCTGAACGTGGCGCGCCCGCTCACCCCGGGGTCGGATAAGACCGACGTGGTTTTGCAGCCAGGCTGGAATACGTTGTTGGTCAAATTGACCCAAAATAATTTAGGCTGGGAATTTTGCGCCCGCTTCCTCAAACCCGACGGCACCCGCCTTGCCGGCCTGAAATATCAGTTGCCCGAATAA